The following coding sequences lie in one Phycisphaerae bacterium genomic window:
- a CDS encoding prepilin-type N-terminal cleavage/methylation domain-containing protein, with product MRPSVMERRRSAFTLIELLVVVAIIALLISILLPSLSRARELARRAVCAANLSGMGKSYHTYANDNSDQWPIAAHKRAGVLAGETPTPTVTYVGQIGTKRGTTGVPGAGETTDADTLVSTTRTQWTLIRLGFAAAKLFVCPSCGDQPNQEENPQDFWDFGHGNSAGPTLDSAVGWRQCSYGTQVPYGDRARPRTDCDASMVLAADRGPFSAFLEAKEGTVVANPAATSSDSADKWATWNSSNHGGLGSGEGQVVLYADSHAEFSPKPCVGVSYDNIFTRWAKPAGGMSDRVQGVGPSKSIGEIPHGQTDSLVYP from the coding sequence ATGAGACCGAGCGTCATGGAACGGAGACGGTCTGCCTTCACGCTGATCGAGCTCCTGGTTGTGGTCGCGATCATCGCCCTGCTGATCTCGATCTTGCTGCCGTCGCTCAGCCGAGCGAGGGAACTGGCTCGCCGGGCGGTTTGTGCGGCGAACCTGTCGGGGATGGGAAAGAGCTACCACACCTACGCCAACGACAACTCCGATCAGTGGCCGATCGCGGCTCACAAGCGGGCCGGCGTCTTGGCTGGGGAAACACCGACGCCCACGGTGACCTATGTGGGCCAGATTGGCACGAAGCGAGGCACCACCGGCGTCCCTGGCGCGGGCGAGACCACGGACGCCGACACTCTTGTTTCCACGACCCGAACCCAATGGACGCTCATCCGTCTGGGCTTTGCCGCGGCGAAGCTGTTTGTCTGTCCGTCGTGCGGTGATCAGCCGAATCAGGAGGAGAACCCGCAGGATTTCTGGGATTTCGGCCACGGCAACTCCGCGGGGCCGACGCTGGACAGTGCCGTGGGCTGGCGGCAATGCAGCTATGGCACACAGGTGCCCTACGGCGACCGAGCTCGGCCGCGGACGGACTGTGATGCGAGCATGGTCCTGGCCGCCGATAGAGGGCCGTTCAGTGCCTTTCTGGAGGCCAAGGAGGGAACGGTGGTTGCGAACCCGGCGGCAACGAGCAGTGACTCGGCCGACAAATGGGCGACCTGGAACTCCTCCAATCACGGTGGGCTTGGCTCTGGCGAGGGCCAAGTGGTCCTGTACGCCGACAGCCACGCCGAGTTCTCCCCAAAGCCTTGTGTTGGCGTCAGTTATGACAACATCTTCACCCGATGGGCGAAGCCTGCCGGGGGGATGTCGGACCGTGTGCAGGGGGTAGGGCCCTCGAAGAGCATCGGTGAGATACCCCATGGGCAGACCGACTCACTGGTTTATCCATAA
- a CDS encoding aldo/keto reductase — MSHDQNRLDRRHFLKSTAVSVGAAAVAGPAVLGADQKQGAPEVQVDAKDLIWRGRNVDMAYARMGRTNFMVSRIVQGWGGNETLWRRLLARGVNYIDAARGYGNFELELKPFLQKQRDKLWLTSKATDVAGYSKIDDEVAKLYRAAMKDYLGNGEGDLLALHKKAVEKQKQGGDKPDLRPAGKRMAKLYREQLDDSLGRLGVKDVDAYFMHGIEIPWIFDCLEVWEAYENAHKAGKAKHFGFSTHNHQKEVLAAAVEANAKGPWKIDVIMPGVNPESFDALKPELTSLKKQDVGLIAMKTSGIKNRPVDGREKKFESLVGGKSYNEWERAKLWMLNLTDGLIDAVIMQIKSNEEMEKDLPLASLKLTADAQRELRTLVKYEMAGACHLCGDCTTVCPEHIAVTNMIRYHAYTHQYSEQQLARELYARAGYDPARVCRNCGRCAEVCPSDVRIVELLHELSADMTGVRA; from the coding sequence ATGTCCCATGATCAGAACAGGCTGGATCGCCGTCATTTCCTCAAGAGCACTGCGGTAAGCGTGGGCGCGGCCGCAGTGGCCGGGCCCGCCGTCCTCGGTGCCGACCAGAAGCAGGGGGCTCCCGAGGTCCAGGTCGACGCCAAAGACCTGATCTGGCGCGGCAGGAACGTCGACATGGCCTACGCGCGCATGGGTCGGACCAACTTCATGGTCAGTCGCATCGTGCAGGGCTGGGGCGGCAACGAGACCCTCTGGCGGCGACTCCTCGCCCGAGGCGTCAATTACATCGATGCTGCCCGAGGGTACGGCAACTTCGAGCTGGAACTCAAGCCGTTCCTGCAGAAGCAGCGCGACAAGCTCTGGCTGACCAGCAAGGCGACTGACGTGGCGGGTTACTCTAAGATTGATGACGAAGTGGCCAAGTTGTACCGCGCTGCAATGAAAGACTATCTGGGCAACGGCGAGGGCGACCTGCTCGCCCTGCACAAGAAAGCCGTCGAGAAGCAGAAACAGGGGGGCGACAAGCCGGATCTGCGCCCGGCGGGCAAACGCATGGCTAAGCTCTACCGCGAGCAGCTCGATGATTCACTCGGCCGCCTGGGCGTGAAAGACGTCGATGCCTATTTCATGCACGGTATCGAGATCCCCTGGATCTTCGACTGCCTGGAAGTGTGGGAAGCCTACGAGAACGCCCACAAGGCCGGGAAGGCGAAGCACTTTGGCTTCAGCACCCACAATCATCAGAAAGAGGTGCTGGCCGCGGCGGTCGAGGCCAATGCCAAGGGACCCTGGAAGATCGACGTGATCATGCCCGGAGTCAATCCCGAGAGTTTCGATGCCCTCAAGCCCGAACTCACTTCTCTCAAGAAGCAGGACGTCGGCCTCATCGCGATGAAAACCTCAGGCATCAAGAACCGCCCGGTGGATGGGCGGGAGAAGAAGTTCGAGAGCCTCGTCGGCGGCAAGAGCTACAACGAGTGGGAGCGAGCCAAGCTCTGGATGCTGAATCTGACCGACGGGCTCATCGATGCGGTCATCATGCAGATCAAGAGCAACGAGGAGATGGAGAAGGACCTCCCTCTGGCTTCCTTGAAGCTGACCGCCGACGCCCAACGCGAACTGCGGACCCTCGTCAAGTACGAGATGGCCGGGGCCTGCCACTTGTGCGGCGACTGCACGACGGTGTGTCCCGAGCACATCGCCGTGACGAACATGATCCGCTATCACGCCTACACCCACCAGTACAGCGAGCAGCAGCTGGCTCGCGAGCTGTATGCCCGGGCGGGCTACGACCCGGCCAGGGTGTGCCGCAACTGCGGACGGTGCGCCGAAGTCTGCCCGTCGGACGTGCGAATCGTCGAACTCCTGCACGAGCTGTCCGCAGACATGACCGGCGTGCGCGCGTAG
- a CDS encoding aminotransferase class V-fold PLP-dependent enzyme: protein MDWVYLDNNATTMIDPRVLEAMRPFLAEQYANPSSTHHFGQQARYAVEVARECIAGLLGLAGGQIIFTSGGTEANDLAVRGMLASRPSKRHLVTTAVEHASILRLAQQIEKEGYRVTYVGVDRLGRLDPAEFEAALGEDTALASVMHANNETGVVFPVERLGEIAASKGIPLHVDAIQTVGKVATELGKWPVSLVTLAAHKFHGPKGVGVLYIRRGVRPRPRLIGGHQESDLRAGTENVPAIVGMAEALRLAVEHLEEENGRVRVLRDRLETSILQRIPLAHGLGHREDRLPNTTAIGFEALEAEAILMLLSNQRICASSGSACGSGSLSPSHVLTAMGLDERVVHGAVRFSLSRFNTDQEIDRVVEVVPSIIERLRRVMGGA from the coding sequence ATGGATTGGGTCTATCTGGACAACAACGCGACCACCATGATCGACCCGCGCGTCCTTGAGGCGATGCGGCCGTTCCTAGCCGAGCAGTATGCGAACCCATCCAGCACCCACCACTTCGGACAGCAAGCCCGTTATGCGGTCGAGGTGGCGCGGGAGTGCATCGCCGGGCTGCTGGGGCTGGCCGGTGGTCAGATCATCTTCACCAGTGGCGGGACCGAGGCGAATGATCTAGCCGTCCGGGGCATGCTCGCCTCCCGGCCGTCCAAGCGTCACCTGGTGACCACGGCCGTCGAGCACGCTTCGATTCTCCGCCTGGCCCAGCAGATCGAGAAAGAGGGGTATCGCGTAACCTATGTTGGCGTTGACCGCCTCGGCCGGCTCGATCCGGCCGAGTTCGAAGCCGCCCTTGGCGAGGACACGGCCCTGGCGAGCGTCATGCACGCCAACAACGAAACGGGGGTCGTGTTTCCGGTTGAGCGGCTGGGGGAGATTGCCGCGTCGAAGGGTATTCCTCTCCACGTGGACGCGATCCAGACGGTGGGCAAGGTCGCGACGGAGCTGGGGAAGTGGCCCGTATCGTTGGTCACCTTGGCGGCGCACAAGTTTCACGGCCCCAAGGGGGTTGGGGTGTTGTACATTCGACGAGGCGTGCGGCCGCGTCCGCGGCTGATCGGCGGTCATCAGGAGAGTGACTTGCGTGCCGGCACGGAGAACGTCCCGGCCATCGTCGGCATGGCGGAAGCCCTGCGGCTGGCCGTTGAGCATCTCGAAGAGGAGAATGGGCGGGTGCGGGTACTCCGCGACCGGCTCGAGACCAGCATTCTCCAGCGGATTCCCCTGGCTCACGGCCTGGGCCACCGGGAGGACCGCCTGCCCAACACGACCGCCATTGGCTTTGAGGCCCTGGAGGCGGAGGCCATTCTGATGCTGCTCAGCAATCAGCGCATCTGCGCCTCCAGCGGCTCGGCGTGCGGCAGTGGTTCGCTGAGCCCCTCCCATGTACTAACGGCCATGGGATTGGACGAGCGGGTCGTTCACGGCGCGGTGCGATTCAGCCTGTCGCGCTTTAACACGGATCAGGAGATCGACCGGGTGGTGGAGGTTGTTCCGAGCATCATCGAGCGACTGAGGAGGGTGATGGGAGGGGCATAG
- a CDS encoding prepilin-type N-terminal cleavage/methylation domain-containing protein, translated as MRPNTQGRSRPAFTLIELLVVVAIIALLISILLPSLARARELSKRSVCAANLKGMGTGLYTYANENADDMPRANSTQVASSGVGVVNYVAKIGTKRGQLANPMIGETGTNDAAVSTVRNLWTMIRLNISSPKSFICPSSSDQPNDEENPQNYWDFGKGDVTGTATAAQAKEGWNQCSYGYQVPYGDRGRPRTDCDQRMAIAADKGPFGAVLDGQVGTDPGKPNLTTTDSPDKWSPWNSPNHGGSGAGEGQVVLYADAHAQFEPKPTVGVAYDNIYTQWGTQNGTLTDRVQGNKPTSTEIPWGQTDSLIYP; from the coding sequence ATGAGACCCAACACTCAAGGTAGGAGCAGGCCGGCGTTCACGCTGATCGAGCTCCTGGTGGTGGTCGCGATCATCGCCCTGCTGATCTCGATCCTGTTGCCGTCGCTGGCGCGAGCCCGCGAACTGTCGAAGCGGTCGGTGTGCGCCGCGAACCTGAAGGGCATGGGCACGGGCCTGTACACCTACGCCAACGAGAACGCCGACGACATGCCTCGGGCGAACAGCACCCAGGTGGCCTCGAGCGGTGTGGGCGTGGTCAACTACGTGGCCAAGATCGGCACCAAGCGTGGTCAGCTGGCCAACCCCATGATTGGCGAGACGGGCACGAATGACGCGGCTGTCTCCACGGTTCGGAATCTATGGACGATGATCCGTCTGAACATTTCATCGCCCAAGTCGTTCATCTGTCCGTCGTCGAGCGACCAGCCGAACGATGAAGAGAACCCGCAGAACTACTGGGACTTCGGCAAGGGTGACGTGACCGGAACGGCGACTGCCGCCCAGGCGAAAGAGGGCTGGAACCAGTGCAGCTACGGCTATCAGGTTCCCTACGGCGACCGTGGCCGTCCGCGAACCGACTGCGACCAGAGAATGGCCATTGCGGCCGACAAGGGGCCTTTCGGCGCGGTTCTGGATGGACAGGTTGGCACCGACCCCGGCAAGCCCAACCTGACGACGACCGATTCGCCTGACAAGTGGTCGCCCTGGAACTCGCCGAACCACGGCGGTTCTGGTGCTGGTGAAGGCCAAGTCGTGCTGTACGCGGATGCTCACGCCCAGTTCGAGCCGAAGCCCACGGTGGGTGTGGCGTACGACAACATTTACACCCAGTGGGGCACGCAGAACGGCACCCTGACGGATCGCGTGCAGGGCAACAAGCCCACGAGCACCGAGATTCCGTGGGGCCAGACCGACTCGCTGATCTATCCGTAA
- the xseB gene encoding exodeoxyribonuclease VII small subunit — protein sequence MPSSSSKQPSFEDALNQLEAIVSAIEEGKIGLQNSITEYEKGMRLIRHCRAILAEAEARIQQLQVAEDGRVSAGPLESPSAD from the coding sequence ATGCCGAGTTCCAGCAGCAAGCAGCCCAGCTTCGAGGACGCACTGAATCAGCTCGAGGCCATTGTCTCGGCCATCGAGGAGGGCAAGATCGGTCTGCAGAACTCGATTACCGAGTACGAGAAGGGTATGAGACTGATCCGTCATTGTCGCGCGATCCTGGCCGAGGCCGAGGCCCGCATCCAACAGCTCCAGGTGGCCGAGGACGGCCGGGTCTCGGCGGGGCCACTCGAGTCCCCCTCCGCTGACTGA
- a CDS encoding cytochrome C yields the protein MSRKGVRYWATAVILGVTATAAVAGGDPPPDDQLAPLGKLLFFDKNLSTPPGQSCAACHAPEVGFTGPDSDINFKTAVYPGAVHTRFGNRKPPSAAYGGPSPVMYYDEPEGLWIGGMFWDGRATGWTLGDPLAEQAQGPFLNALEQNNPNARLVCSKVAKSAYAGLFKKVWGAGSLDWKKDVDGTYERIARSIAAYERSAEVSPFSSKYDYYLAGQAKLTDQEAWGLELFEGKGMCSACHISQPGSNGEPPLFTDFTYDNLGIPKNPDNPFYQMPRKWNPDGKKWVDPGLGGFLKSAGYEPEVYQPEWGKHKVPTLRNVDLRPYPEFVKAFGHNGYFKSLEEITHFYNTRDVEPWPAPEVPDTINKDELGNLGLSAEEEAAIVAFMKTLSDGYVVP from the coding sequence ATGTCTCGAAAAGGGGTTAGATATTGGGCGACCGCTGTTATTCTTGGGGTGACGGCGACGGCGGCCGTCGCGGGAGGAGACCCGCCTCCCGATGATCAGCTGGCACCGCTTGGCAAACTGCTGTTCTTCGACAAGAACCTCTCGACCCCGCCGGGGCAATCCTGCGCTGCATGCCATGCGCCCGAAGTCGGCTTTACCGGACCGGATTCGGACATCAACTTCAAGACGGCGGTGTACCCCGGTGCGGTGCACACACGGTTTGGGAACCGCAAGCCGCCCTCGGCCGCATATGGTGGGCCCAGCCCGGTGATGTACTACGATGAGCCCGAAGGCCTGTGGATTGGCGGCATGTTCTGGGATGGCCGGGCCACGGGCTGGACGCTCGGCGACCCGCTGGCGGAACAGGCTCAGGGGCCGTTCCTGAATGCCCTGGAGCAGAATAATCCAAATGCGAGACTGGTGTGCTCCAAAGTCGCCAAGTCAGCTTATGCGGGATTGTTCAAGAAAGTCTGGGGAGCCGGGTCCCTGGACTGGAAGAAGGACGTCGACGGCACGTACGAGCGGATTGCCAGATCGATCGCGGCTTACGAGCGGTCTGCGGAGGTAAGTCCCTTCAGTTCCAAGTATGACTATTACCTCGCGGGACAAGCCAAACTCACGGATCAGGAAGCGTGGGGCCTGGAGCTCTTCGAGGGCAAGGGCATGTGCTCGGCCTGCCACATCAGCCAGCCCGGCTCGAACGGCGAGCCCCCCTTGTTTACCGATTTCACCTACGACAATTTGGGCATTCCCAAGAACCCGGACAACCCCTTCTATCAGATGCCCCGCAAGTGGAACCCTGACGGCAAAAAGTGGGTCGATCCCGGCTTGGGCGGTTTCCTGAAGAGCGCGGGCTACGAGCCGGAGGTCTATCAACCCGAATGGGGCAAACACAAGGTCCCGACCCTTCGCAATGTAGACCTGAGGCCTTATCCGGAATTCGTCAAGGCCTTCGGGCACAACGGCTACTTCAAGTCCCTCGAGGAGATCACCCACTTCTACAACACGAGGGATGTGGAACCGTGGCCGGCCCCCGAAGTACCAGACACCATCAACAAGGATGAACTGGGCAACCTGGGCCTGAGTGCCGAGGAGGAAGCGGCGATTGTAGCGTTCATGAAGACACTGTCGGACGGGTATGTTGTTCCGTAG
- a CDS encoding peptidyl-prolyl cis-trans isomerase encodes MAPEPAARRSALSTAGRGNRLPKGQLSLPILTLLTLSLGPWHGCSKPDSGPKRADHAAAHNHRYHPDVKRLDDVGTPAGPSENLTAGAVTQPADIDFEHGPVGCPVLFVNGDTISVPEVLEPIYDDLRAKADTLSLVAYRNHLFRAVGTQVDYQVSMLLVYQEAKKTFSDDKFKDALDKEVDRMVKDVITRRYGGVVARYEVYLKALDLTMDQIKERARRQAMVRFFLHERFRPMIQEPTRRELTRYYETHPDEFSSTAKAELFLIEVPVAEMLDKPITSARPEELATARQRARAHIQQARQELNNGVQFETVAKKYCKGPRGKLGGGWGEVSPGAFASSKAKLLDVLFGLQNQQVSDIVEIEDGFFIVKCGQMTPAARRPFEQAQEQIIQRLLDEEYNRREQAYIQQLLSRATIRKRPEFFQAVLAAVPRPSSLSRTR; translated from the coding sequence ATGGCTCCAGAACCGGCAGCGCGGAGATCGGCTTTATCAACGGCAGGCCGCGGGAACAGGCTGCCCAAAGGCCAGCTGTCGCTGCCGATCCTGACCCTGCTGACCCTCTCGCTGGGACCGTGGCACGGATGCAGCAAACCCGACAGCGGCCCCAAACGGGCTGATCACGCCGCGGCCCACAACCACCGATATCATCCCGACGTCAAACGTCTGGATGATGTGGGAACACCGGCCGGTCCCTCCGAAAACCTTACCGCCGGGGCCGTGACCCAGCCCGCCGACATCGACTTCGAGCACGGCCCGGTCGGCTGCCCGGTCCTCTTCGTCAACGGCGATACCATCAGCGTTCCCGAAGTGCTCGAGCCCATCTATGATGACCTCCGCGCCAAGGCCGATACGCTGAGCCTCGTGGCCTACCGCAACCACCTCTTCCGGGCGGTCGGCACCCAGGTGGACTATCAGGTCAGCATGCTCCTTGTCTACCAGGAGGCCAAGAAGACCTTCTCCGACGACAAGTTCAAGGACGCTCTCGACAAGGAAGTCGACCGCATGGTCAAGGATGTCATCACGCGACGGTATGGAGGCGTGGTCGCCCGGTACGAGGTCTATCTCAAGGCCCTGGACCTGACCATGGATCAGATCAAGGAGCGGGCCCGCCGGCAGGCCATGGTCCGCTTCTTCCTTCACGAGCGGTTCCGGCCGATGATCCAGGAACCGACCCGACGCGAGTTGACCAGGTACTACGAGACCCATCCCGATGAGTTCAGCAGCACGGCCAAGGCGGAACTGTTCCTCATCGAGGTCCCCGTCGCCGAGATGCTCGACAAGCCGATCACTTCCGCCAGGCCGGAGGAACTAGCCACCGCCCGCCAACGCGCCCGGGCCCACATCCAACAGGCCCGCCAGGAACTGAACAACGGCGTCCAGTTCGAGACCGTCGCCAAGAAGTACTGTAAGGGCCCCCGAGGCAAGCTCGGCGGGGGATGGGGCGAGGTCAGTCCCGGAGCATTCGCCAGCTCAAAGGCCAAACTGCTCGATGTGCTCTTCGGCCTCCAGAACCAGCAGGTGAGCGACATCGTCGAGATCGAGGACGGCTTCTTCATCGTCAAGTGCGGCCAGATGACCCCCGCGGCCCGCCGACCCTTCGAGCAGGCCCAGGAACAGATCATCCAGCGACTCCTGGACGAGGAGTACAACCGCCGCGAGCAGGCTTACATCCAGCAACTGCTCAGCCGGGCAACGATCCGCAAACGCCCCGAGTTCTTCCAGGCCGTCCTGGCCGCCGTCCCTCGCCCGTCCTCACTCTCCAGGACCCGCTAG
- the mfd gene encoding transcription-repair coupling factor — protein sequence MVGGRIRRYDSIVLNVVDRITGDGTFRALVARIRELSPPPQLAAQGGDGQTDESAQGAVSADGLWGSFAPTLAGAAARALDRPLLFVTAHLEQADEARDDIELFCGHTPELLSAFETVPGEGAASDEIHAERLALCSRMLDLETPELVPGRPTDRKPDPLLIVAPIQALMQAVPTPVTLEADMLTIGAGQQQTPQLLVDWLVDHGYARLDQVESPGDFALRGDILDIYPPGETDPYRVDFFDDKIESIRSFDVSTQRSNRSCQRIRVAGTVGLAGSGRRARSPKRPPDEATITSFLSYLPRDAIVAFAEPIEIQELGRIFWNRLGSPRQIMPVDRVFHRAGSFVQLHLYALGGGELPERFAFGVQSLARFETKATEALFELDRLARERDVLLYCDNEPERQRFVELWTSTLGDVPARLKTRNGLMHRGFDWPAGCLAVVGHHEVFHRYQQRRRIRKTHAARPIESWLDLQPGDYVVHVVHGIARFLGLRVMRKGDSNKSEEFLTLEFADAARMHVPVSQIDLVQKYIGAGAASPQLSKLGGTRWAKTKERVEEAVSDLAAELLRIQAVRASQPGISFPEDTPWQREFEGSFIYTETEDQLSAMTDIKRDMRKSMPMDRLLCGDVGYGKTELAIRAAFKAVEYGKQVAVLVPTTVLAEQHERTFRERFADYPFVIESLSRFKNRKQQLDTITRTRKGQVDILIGTHRLLSKDVGFKDLGLLVIDEEQRFGVEHKERLKSFRETVDVLTMSATPIPRTLHMSLLGIRDICSLETPPLDRRSIVTQVGHWDENLIRNAIMRELSRDGQVFFVHNLVYDIHVFADMVRQIVPEARTLIGHGQMHEHELERVMVDFIQHKADVLVCTTIIESGLDIPNCNTILIDQADRFGLSELHQLRGRVGRYKHRAYCYLMLSRGKTLTSTAARRLKAIEEFSDLGAGFRIAMRDLEIRGAGNILGSEQSGHIAAVGYELYCQLLDSAVRKLKDEPAEAFRPVHLELDVPAHIPRSYIDSERQRMEIYRRLVRCRTRAELDQLDKDIKDAFGPYPPTVQTLLDLAEIRILAQPLKIRSINQQPPDLIFTVDELALVEPVFAGSPGSPRMADAHTIHWRLSPAYFEPPTMLAILRRLLKEGAPATRMAVGI from the coding sequence ATGGTGGGGGGGCGGATTCGCCGATATGATAGCATCGTGCTCAATGTCGTCGATCGGATCACCGGCGACGGCACTTTTCGTGCCTTGGTGGCCCGGATCCGGGAGTTGAGCCCTCCGCCGCAGCTCGCCGCTCAGGGCGGCGATGGTCAGACTGACGAGTCGGCGCAAGGGGCGGTCTCCGCGGACGGGCTATGGGGTTCGTTCGCGCCCACTCTGGCCGGAGCCGCTGCCCGAGCACTCGATCGACCGCTCCTGTTCGTTACCGCCCACCTGGAGCAGGCCGATGAGGCCCGCGACGATATCGAACTCTTCTGCGGGCACACGCCCGAACTGCTCAGCGCCTTCGAGACCGTGCCCGGTGAAGGGGCAGCCAGCGATGAGATCCACGCGGAACGCCTGGCCCTGTGCTCCCGAATGCTCGACCTGGAAACCCCCGAACTTGTACCCGGCCGACCAACGGATCGCAAGCCCGATCCCTTGTTGATCGTCGCCCCCATCCAGGCCCTCATGCAGGCCGTGCCTACCCCGGTTACCCTCGAGGCGGACATGTTGACTATCGGTGCCGGGCAGCAACAGACACCCCAGCTCCTGGTCGATTGGCTCGTGGATCATGGTTATGCTCGCCTGGATCAGGTCGAGTCGCCCGGCGACTTCGCCCTCCGCGGTGATATCCTGGATATCTACCCGCCGGGCGAGACCGATCCCTACCGGGTTGACTTCTTCGACGACAAGATCGAGTCGATCCGTTCCTTCGACGTGAGCACGCAGCGATCCAATCGTTCGTGCCAGCGGATTCGCGTGGCCGGCACCGTGGGGCTGGCCGGGAGCGGCCGGCGGGCGCGGTCTCCGAAGCGGCCCCCCGACGAAGCGACCATCACCAGCTTTCTCTCCTACCTGCCGCGTGACGCGATCGTCGCCTTTGCCGAACCGATCGAGATTCAGGAGCTCGGAAGGATCTTCTGGAATCGGCTGGGCTCGCCTCGCCAGATCATGCCGGTCGACCGCGTGTTCCACCGGGCCGGCTCGTTCGTTCAGCTGCATCTCTACGCCCTCGGGGGAGGCGAGTTGCCCGAGCGGTTCGCTTTCGGCGTGCAGAGCCTGGCCCGCTTCGAGACCAAGGCCACCGAGGCACTGTTTGAACTCGACCGGCTGGCCCGCGAACGGGATGTCCTGCTCTATTGCGACAACGAGCCGGAACGACAGCGATTCGTTGAACTGTGGACGTCCACCCTGGGTGACGTGCCGGCTCGGCTCAAAACGCGAAACGGACTCATGCACCGGGGATTCGACTGGCCCGCCGGATGCCTGGCCGTGGTCGGACACCACGAGGTCTTCCATCGTTATCAGCAGCGGCGGCGGATCCGCAAGACGCATGCGGCCCGGCCGATCGAATCCTGGCTCGATCTGCAACCGGGTGACTACGTCGTTCACGTGGTTCACGGCATCGCCCGATTCCTCGGCCTGCGGGTCATGCGCAAGGGCGACTCGAACAAGAGCGAGGAGTTCCTGACCCTCGAGTTCGCCGACGCGGCCCGCATGCACGTGCCGGTCAGCCAGATCGACTTGGTCCAGAAGTACATCGGGGCGGGAGCGGCCAGCCCGCAGCTCAGCAAGCTCGGCGGGACACGCTGGGCCAAGACCAAGGAACGGGTCGAAGAAGCCGTCTCCGATCTCGCCGCCGAGCTGCTCAGGATCCAGGCGGTGCGCGCCAGCCAGCCCGGGATCTCCTTCCCCGAGGACACTCCCTGGCAGCGCGAGTTCGAGGGCAGCTTCATCTACACCGAAACCGAGGACCAGCTCTCCGCGATGACCGACATCAAGCGGGACATGCGCAAGAGCATGCCCATGGATCGACTGCTGTGCGGCGACGTCGGCTATGGCAAGACCGAGCTGGCCATCCGCGCGGCGTTCAAGGCCGTCGAGTACGGCAAGCAGGTCGCCGTCCTGGTGCCAACCACCGTCCTGGCCGAGCAGCACGAGCGGACGTTCCGCGAGCGGTTCGCCGATTACCCCTTCGTGATCGAAAGCCTCTCGCGATTCAAGAACCGCAAGCAGCAACTCGACACCATCACCCGCACGCGGAAGGGGCAGGTGGACATCCTCATCGGGACCCACCGCCTGCTGAGCAAGGACGTTGGATTCAAGGACCTCGGCCTCCTGGTGATCGACGAGGAGCAGCGCTTCGGCGTCGAACACAAGGAACGACTCAAGAGCTTCCGCGAAACGGTGGACGTTCTGACCATGAGCGCCACGCCAATCCCGCGCACACTGCACATGTCGTTGCTGGGCATCCGCGACATCTGTTCGCTGGAAACTCCACCCCTGGATCGCCGCAGCATCGTGACCCAGGTGGGACACTGGGACGAGAACCTCATCCGCAACGCCATCATGCGGGAGCTCAGCCGCGACGGGCAGGTCTTCTTCGTCCATAACCTGGTCTACGATATCCACGTCTTCGCCGACATGGTCAGACAGATCGTCCCCGAGGCCCGCACCCTCATCGGCCACGGACAGATGCACGAACACGAATTGGAGCGGGTCATGGTGGACTTCATCCAGCACAAAGCCGACGTCCTGGTCTGCACGACGATCATCGAGTCAGGGCTGGATATCCCCAACTGCAACACCATCCTGATCGACCAGGCCGACCGATTCGGACTGTCGGAACTGCACCAGCTCCGCGGCCGGGTGGGACGCTACAAGCACCGGGCCTACTGCTACCTGATGCTCTCGCGGGGCAAGACGCTCACTTCCACGGCCGCCCGCCGGCTCAAGGCTATCGAGGAGTTCTCCGATCTCGGGGCGGGCTTCAGAATCGCCATGCGCGATCTGGAGATCCGCGGGGCGGGAAACATCCTTGGATCGGAGCAGAGCGGACACATCGCCGCCGTCGGCTACGAGCTCTACTGCCAGCTGCTCGATTCGGCCGTCCGGAAGCTCAAGGACGAGCCGGCCGAGGCATTCCGCCCGGTCCACCTCGAACTGGATGTGCCCGCCCACATCCCCAGAAGCTACATCGATTCCGAACGCCAGCGGATGGAAATCTACCGCCGCCTCGTGCGCTGCCGGACGCGGGCCGAACTGGACCAGCTCGATAAGGACATCAAGGACGCCTTCGGCCCGTACCCGCCCACCGTGCAGACCCTGCTGGACCTGGCCGAGATCCGCATCCTGGCTCAACCCCTTAAGATCCGCTCCATCAACCAGCAGCCGCCGGACTTGATCTTCACCGTCGATGAGTTGGCCCTGGTCGAACCGGTCTTCGCCGGCAGTCCCGGTTCCCCCCGCATGGCCGACGCCCACACCATCCATTGGCGCCTGTCACCGGCCTACTTCGAGCCTCCCACCATGCTGGCCATACTCCGCCGGCTGTTGAAGGAGGGCGCCCCGGCAACTAGAATGGCCGTCGGCATATGA